DNA from Polaribacter sp. NJDZ03:
CAAACGCATACGATGTAAAAGCTGAAATTCCGTTTTCTACAAAGTTTAAAATATTAGCGAACTATAATTACAGAACTACTCTTAATAATCAAATTGACTCATTAAAAGCAACTACCAATAATTTATTGTTAGGTATTTCTTATCAATTATTAAATAACGTAACCTTAAAAGGTAGTTTTGGTGTTACTTCTTCTGATTCAGAATCTAAAAAGTACAATCAATTATTAACAGATATTTCCGTTAATATAAAACCATTTAAGCTTCAAAGTTTAGATTTAGGTTACAAAAGAGATGTTCAGAATTTTAATGCCGCTTTATTAAATGATGAAATTGTACAAAATAACCTTATTTTAAATTACAGTTTAAATACAAATTTTAACCTCGGTTGGTTTACGCAGTATTATTATACATGGCAAAGTGATGATAATGCTAGAAACCTCTTATTTACGTCTCTTTACTATAATATATTTGCAAAACCTTCTATAAAAGCAGGTCTTAATTATCAAAACATTTCTTTTAAAGAATCTAAAGAAAATTATTTTAGTCCTAGTAAATTTAATGCAGTAGAAATTTTTGTTGATCTTATAAAAGATGAAGCTGCAGCTAAAGAAAAAGAATGGTTTTATGGATTAACTGCAGCCACTGGTTTGCAATATATAGAAAATGATGAAGCTCAAAGCACTTATAGAGTTCAAGCGAAATTAGGATATAAATTTTCTGACCGTGCATTAATAAATATCTATGGGTTACAAAGTAATATTGCTTCTGCTGCTGCATCTGCAACAACCACAGCTAGTTTTACGTATACTGAGTTTGGATTACGCTTTAAATGGATCTTCTTAAAAAAACCTTTATACAAAAAATAAGGGCAAAAGATTTCTCTTTTGCCCAACAACATTCCTACTTTACATTGGGGGACTAGTTGACGATAAAGGTTCCGGAATGTTGATTGTTTTTATCGTCAATCAGTCTGTACTTATAAACTCCTTTTTCTAACTGAGGAGCATTGTATTGTATTTTCTTTGAAGAAGAATTGGTATTAATTTTCTGAGCATCTACAATTCTACCCATTAAATTATATACATTAATTTGAACATATTTAGCTACTTTAGGTAATTCTATTGTTGTAGAATTTGTAAAAGGATTTGGATAGTTTAATAATTTTTCACTAATCTCTTCTGTAAAACTTTCCTCATTTAAATTATTGTTTAGAGTAAATGCTATCTTATTTATATCTAAACTAAAAGGCTTATAATATGTGTAATCACCTATTACAGAAAACACTATTGTTTTAATACTTGAAACCGTAACCTTCTTCCCCGCATCATCTACAAAATCTAACAATGAAATGGTATATGTTTTCTCTGCTGAATTTGCCGGAACGGTATATCGTAATCTATGCTCCCATTCTCTATTTTCATTCGTCATAATAACGACTTCTACTGGTTCATTATTTTTAATATTGAAATTTACAAAATTATACCCCTCAACACTTAAGCTTTCATTTCCTGGCAAAAGATGTCTAAATAAATTAATATTTCCTTTTACTTCTCCTATTACTTTTACGCTCCTATCTACTTCATAAATAGCATCATCTTCTTCTCTTTCAGATAAGTTTACTTCAAAATTAGAAACCGTTACATATTCTTTTAAGTAATCTAATCCCCATGGACCATCTGCCACGTATAAAGCATCTTTTTGCTTAGAAGTAGTTGTTTCTAAATAAAAACCAATGTCAAATAAAACACCTGTTTCTATAGATAATACTTCATTATAGTCTCCTGAAAGAGAAAAAACATTGGCAGCTTTAATATGTGTTGTTAATTCTGTTTCGGCAATATTACCAACAAAATTTACAGATTTTTCTTGAGTTCTATTTACTAAATTTAAGTTTAGAATGCCATTAACATAGTTACCAGATTTAACAAAAACATTTGGTAAAACACTTGCTTCTCTGGTGCTTTTTAATCCATTTTTAGATGAATGTTGATCTATAATAAAATTTGCTGTCGATAAAATTTGAGAAAAAGAAGGTCCAAAAATTAAATAGTTATGATAATTACCTGTTGGATATTGGTCTACATTCCAAAAACTAAATAATTCATTTTGTTTTGTATCAACTCTAACGGAAAAACGTAATGTATATGTAATTTGACCAGAAACACTACTTATTGTAGCTTTAATTACTTGATGTTCTTTTACAAGAATAGTACTAATACTATCTAAACGATCAGTATTTAAGCGATCATAAATAATTTTAGAATGATCATAAACAACACCGTCTGATTTAGTTGCTATAATAGAAGAAACTTTATTTTTACCCTGATAATAACTTACGGAAAAAGTCTCTTTAAGATTAGAATTTTCAGAGAGCTCTTTCGGTTCAAAAACAAATGCCGTTTCGGTATGATTAATTCCTGTTTCTGGTAAATAATCTATTAAAGAATTTTTTATATTACTTTTAGATAATTGATTCTTATTAAACCTTACAACTTCTACAGCACCAAATCTATTGGCTTTTTTTGTTTGAGCATTTAAGTTTATTGCTACTATAAAAGTAGAGATCAGCAATAATATTTTTATGATATATTTCATATACCACAAAAGTAAGAACTAATTAAAGTGTAATTTTCGAATTTTAGTTACTTATACTTTAACTGTCGATGAGCTGTAAGATTTCATTAGATAAAGAATTAAAGTAAATCTAACCTTTTCATTAATTCTGGTCGTTTAGACCTACTAACGGGAATAACATCTTTCTTTATAAGTACACTATTATCTTCAATATCTATAATTTTTTTGATATTGATAATGTAAGAACGATGTATTTTAAGGAATAAAGAGTCTGGTAATTTTTCTTCAATTTTTTTAAGTGTAGAATGCACTATATAATCTTTACTTTCTGTTTTTATTTTAATATAATCTCCTTTAGCTTCTATTAAATAAATACTTGGTAAATCTATTTTTATCAATCTACGATCTATGTTTACATAAAAATCGTTTTCAATATCTATGGGTTTAGCACTTTCGTTCTTTACCTCATTTGTAGTAATATTTTTCCTTTCTGCTTTTTCAATTGCTTTTTTAAAACGAGGTAATTCTACTGGCTTCAATAAATAATCTACAATAAAATCGTACTCGAAAGCTTCAATAGCAAATTTAGGATCTGAAGTTGTTAAAATAATTTTTGGTGGATTTTTTAAACTTCTAATAAAATCTAAACCACTAAAATTAGGCATATGAATGTCTAAAAAAATTAAGTCTACTTTATTTTCATTTAAATATTTTATTGCTTCAATGGCACTAGGAAACTCTTCTAAAAGATTTAAAGAATCTATTTCATTGCATAGAGTTTTAATTATAACCCTTGCCATTTTTTCATCATCAATAATAATACAATTCATAAAACTTATATAGTTTCTATATACGCTGTAATTGCTTTTAATATCTTATCAAAATCTTCTTGCTTCTCTAAACTTAGCTCTCGAAGATTATGTTCAAACTCATTAGCAATTTCATAGCTCTTTTCGAGACCTAAAATACTAATTTTATGTTTAAGTTTATGAACATTTTCTTCAATTTTTTTAAACTCTTTATTTTCTAAGCTATTATAGTAATCTTTCTTCTCTTCTGGAAACTCTGTTTTTATAACTGCTAGTAACTCTGCTTTTATAGATTCGTCTCCTCTTGCTAGTTGTTCTATATACTCTAAGTTTGGTTGTTCCATGTTTATTTTTTTATGCTAAAATAAAAAGTAGAACCAACTTTTGGCTCAGATTCTAAATAAATTTTACCACTATACGCTTCTACAATTTTTTTTACTATAGATAAACCTATTCCAGTTGACTTATAATCATCTTCTAATTTCTGAAATGCGATAAAAATTTTATCAAAATATTTTTTTTCTATTCCTTTACCGTTGTCTTTTATATAAAATTGCCAAGCTTCCTTTTCTTCTTTAAACCCAATCTCAACAATAACTTCCTTTTTATCATTAAACTTAATGGCATTGTCTATTAAATGTTTAAACAATTGTTCTAGTCTAAATTTATCTCCCTTTACTTTTGGTAATTTTTCAGGAATAATAAAGCTTACATTTTCTGCTTTTTCCTTATCATCTAAAATATTTTGCACTAAAGAATCTAAATCGATATCATAAAGGTCTTTTTCATTTTTACCTATTGTAGAATATTGTAAGATACCTTTTACTAAAGTATCCATCTTTTCTACATTTTCTCTTATCAATTGTAAATTTTCTGTACCAGTAGTATCTAAAACACCAGAATAATCTTCTATAACCCAAGCTGTTAATGCTTCTATACTTTGTAGAGGAGATTTTAAATCATGAGAAACCATATGTGCATAATCATTTAACTCTTGATTCTGTCGCTCTAAGTTTCTTAAAAGTTTATCTTTTTGTTGATTAATTTTAATAATTTCATTGGTTTGATTGTCTATAAAATCTACCAATTTTAAAGAATCCATACTTTCTTTAGGTCGGTTTGTTGTTAGATCATAAACCTGTAATTTGTCTATTACACTTTCTAACTTTGAGATTACTTTTTTCTGAGAATTAGACTCTTCTCTTAATTGTTCATTAGCATTAAATAGTTCTTCTGAACTAATTTTTGTTGCTCTCTGTAGCATTAAAAATTGTTCATCAGAAGTATGGTAAGATCGATCTATAACCTCTAAGAATTTATCTAATTCGACATTAGATTGTAATTCTTTAGAGAGAAACTTTCTTATTTGTCTTTTTAATAAAGAATTCATTATTCGCTAATTAGAGTAACCGTCATGGTTTGGTTATGTAATTGGCAGCTACTTTCTCCAATAAATGGTGCAATTTCTCCATAAGAATATAGCCCTGTAATCGTTGTAGAATCACCAACAACTTCCATTACCTCTTCTACTTCTTCTTCTACTCTTTGGTCTAAAACCAATTTTCTACCAATACAACTTACTAAAATTGCTAATTCTGGTTTCTTCTTTCTAAACTCTAAAGCACTTACAGCCGCTTTTTCTGCTGCATTTACAATGTTATCTACATTAGTCATCATTAGTTGTACTTTAGAATCCTCAAAAATATCTCCAGCTAAAATCACAGATTTCTGCTCTTCATCAATATTTAAGATTGTTCTAACAATTGTATTGTTACCATCTTCAGACTTTACATTTAAAGGATATAACAATGCTGCACCAGGTAATTCTTTAGATTTTTCTCCTAAATATTTCTTATACAAATCTAAAGCGGGTAAATTATCTAATTCATATAAAACATTTCCTTTAGATTTAGTTACCACTCTTTCTGGTCCAAAAGGAGTCCAACCACCATTAATAGAAAAAGTAACTTCTAACGTTTCTCCATACAAACCAATAGCCACCATTTCTCCTGGTTTAGGGTTTTCATTATAAGAAGAAATTGTTTTTTCAAATCGTGCATCATCTCCACACAAAGCACCTGTAATTAACAAGTTATTTTCTGTAGCAGCATTCATTCCTTTTGTTAATTGGCTTCCGTTTATAAAACTTCCTTCAGAGAGTACAAAAACATGCTTTAATCCCTCTTTTGGTAATTGACTTATTAATTCTTTACCAACGGCAAAGCTATCTATTTTAGCTTCTAAATCTTCATTTAAAATATTTGCAGTCTTAATTATAAAACTACTTTTCTCAAATTCTATTGCTGTAATAGTTATACTTTCGTCATCAATAGATTCTGATGAAATATCTCCACAAGCAGAACCAAAAACAATATGACCGTCTTTAAATATGGTTCTAATTTCATCAAAAATAGTTTCATCTTCTAATAGAAACCTATTTCCAAAAACCAATACCAACGGTGCTTTTAAATTTATGTTCTCAGATAAGTATTTCCAATCAGAATTTTTATGTTTTTTAAGTTGTACTGTTTTCATTTAATTCTTTTTTTATGGTGAAGTAAAAAGTAGTTCCTTTATTGGGTTCACTTTCTAACCAAATTTTGCCTTCATGTAAAGCAATTATTTTCTTTACAATTGATAATCCTATTCCTGTAGAATCTTCTCTTTTATTTAAAGAAGTAAAAACTTCAAAAATTTTGTCGTGATATTTTTTTTCAATACCAATACCATTATCTCTTATAGAAAACTGATGAAATGGTTCTTTATCTTCATAGTTTATCTCTACAATTCCTACTTCTTTATCACAAAATTTAATAGCATTACTTATAAAATTTTGAAATAATTGTTGAAACTTCGTTTTATCTCCTTTTATAATAGGTAGGTTTTTAAGAACGTTTACAGAGATGTTTTCTGGAATAAATAAGATCTTTTTTAAATCACATAATGTATTATTTAAATCTACATCTTCATCTTCTTGTGTACTAGAACCGGCACTCGAGTACTCTAAAACATCAGAAATTAGTTTTTCCATAGTTTCTAATGTCGTTTCTACTAGTCCAAAGTTTTGCAACGTCATTTCATCAAACTTCCCTTCATTGTCTGCTTTAATCCAAGAAACTAATGCGTCTATACTTCTAAGCGGAGATTTTAAATCATGAGAAACAATATGTGCATACTCGTGCAAATGTTCGTTACTTTTTTCTAATTCTTTTAAAATTTGCTCTTTTTGTAATTCTAATTTTTTAAAATTTGTAATGTCTAAATTTAGGGCAATAGAGCCTATGTTTTCTCCATGCAAATTATAATTTGGTGCTGCACTTACAAGCCAGTACTTAATATCACCTTTTTTATTTTTTGTCTTAAATTCATAAGAAGTAGATTCTCCTTTAAGGCGTTTAACTTTTTGATCTTTTATAATATTAGACCCCGAGTTAAATGTAAAAATATCACCTCCTACTTTACCTATTAATTCTTCTTTAGCATAGCCAGACATTTCTAAAAAACTTTGGTTTACCATAGAAATTTTGTCTTCTATATTAATCTCTACCAACCCTAGGTTCATATTGGCTATAATATTGCTATACTTTTCTTTTTCTACTTCTAAACTTATATTATATTTTTTTTCTAAAGTAATGTCTCTAAAAGTCCACAAATAGCCTTTTATTTTTCCTCCAATAAATATAGGAATATAATTTCTTTCTAGAATTATACCATCTACCATTTCTAGTTGTTCTCCAAAAATAGGTTCTCTTTTTGCTACTATTTCATCCATCCTTTCAACAAAAGACGATGATTCTTTAAATAATACTTTATTTTGTTCTGATGCCATTT
Protein-coding regions in this window:
- a CDS encoding ATP-binding protein, coding for MNSLLKRQIRKFLSKELQSNVELDKFLEVIDRSYHTSDEQFLMLQRATKISSEELFNANEQLREESNSQKKVISKLESVIDKLQVYDLTTNRPKESMDSLKLVDFIDNQTNEIIKINQQKDKLLRNLERQNQELNDYAHMVSHDLKSPLQSIEALTAWVIEDYSGVLDTTGTENLQLIRENVEKMDTLVKGILQYSTIGKNEKDLYDIDLDSLVQNILDDKEKAENVSFIIPEKLPKVKGDKFRLEQLFKHLIDNAIKFNDKKEVIVEIGFKEEKEAWQFYIKDNGKGIEKKYFDKIFIAFQKLEDDYKSTGIGLSIVKKIVEAYSGKIYLESEPKVGSTFYFSIKK
- a CDS encoding T9SS type A sorting domain-containing protein, yielding MKYIIKILLLISTFIVAINLNAQTKKANRFGAVEVVRFNKNQLSKSNIKNSLIDYLPETGINHTETAFVFEPKELSENSNLKETFSVSYYQGKNKVSSIIATKSDGVVYDHSKIIYDRLNTDRLDSISTILVKEHQVIKATISSVSGQITYTLRFSVRVDTKQNELFSFWNVDQYPTGNYHNYLIFGPSFSQILSTANFIIDQHSSKNGLKSTREASVLPNVFVKSGNYVNGILNLNLVNRTQEKSVNFVGNIAETELTTHIKAANVFSLSGDYNEVLSIETGVLFDIGFYLETTTSKQKDALYVADGPWGLDYLKEYVTVSNFEVNLSEREEDDAIYEVDRSVKVIGEVKGNINLFRHLLPGNESLSVEGYNFVNFNIKNNEPVEVVIMTNENREWEHRLRYTVPANSAEKTYTISLLDFVDDAGKKVTVSSIKTIVFSVIGDYTYYKPFSLDINKIAFTLNNNLNEESFTEEISEKLLNYPNPFTNSTTIELPKVAKYVQINVYNLMGRIVDAQKINTNSSSKKIQYNAPQLEKGVYKYRLIDDKNNQHSGTFIVN
- a CDS encoding LytTR family DNA-binding domain-containing protein, producing the protein MNCIIIDDEKMARVIIKTLCNEIDSLNLLEEFPSAIEAIKYLNENKVDLIFLDIHMPNFSGLDFIRSLKNPPKIILTTSDPKFAIEAFEYDFIVDYLLKPVELPRFKKAIEKAERKNITTNEVKNESAKPIDIENDFYVNIDRRLIKIDLPSIYLIEAKGDYIKIKTESKDYIVHSTLKKIEEKLPDSLFLKIHRSYIINIKKIIDIEDNSVLIKKDVIPVSRSKRPELMKRLDLL
- a CDS encoding Hpt domain-containing protein, whose translation is MEQPNLEYIEQLARGDESIKAELLAVIKTEFPEEKKDYYNSLENKEFKKIEENVHKLKHKISILGLEKSYEIANEFEHNLRELSLEKQEDFDKILKAITAYIETI
- a CDS encoding PAS domain-containing sensor histidine kinase; this translates as MSQNQIEILQRAVKREKAARKAAEKILEDKSRELYDLTEKLKGSNLKLNELLEEKSSTLKGVFDNINDAYLVMDLFGNVLKMNEVAKDLFGYDIEKETFNVTEIIYEEDIEYTSNSFKELYEKGFFNAYTARVYSKSKEVKWIQINATVIYDKNNKAIAAQGIIRDITKDKVAEDLLIESENRLAALVLNLNSGIILEDENRKIVLSNTKFCELFKVDASPQDLLGMDCKMASEQNKVLFKESSSFVERMDEIVAKREPIFGEQLEMVDGIILERNYIPIFIGGKIKGYLWTFRDITLEKKYNISLEVEKEKYSNIIANMNLGLVEINIEDKISMVNQSFLEMSGYAKEELIGKVGGDIFTFNSGSNIIKDQKVKRLKGESTSYEFKTKNKKGDIKYWLVSAAPNYNLHGENIGSIALNLDITNFKKLELQKEQILKELEKSNEHLHEYAHIVSHDLKSPLRSIDALVSWIKADNEGKFDEMTLQNFGLVETTLETMEKLISDVLEYSSAGSSTQEDEDVDLNNTLCDLKKILFIPENISVNVLKNLPIIKGDKTKFQQLFQNFISNAIKFCDKEVGIVEINYEDKEPFHQFSIRDNGIGIEKKYHDKIFEVFTSLNKREDSTGIGLSIVKKIIALHEGKIWLESEPNKGTTFYFTIKKELNENSTT
- a CDS encoding FIST signal transduction protein; this translates as MKTVQLKKHKNSDWKYLSENINLKAPLVLVFGNRFLLEDETIFDEIRTIFKDGHIVFGSACGDISSESIDDESITITAIEFEKSSFIIKTANILNEDLEAKIDSFAVGKELISQLPKEGLKHVFVLSEGSFINGSQLTKGMNAATENNLLITGALCGDDARFEKTISSYNENPKPGEMVAIGLYGETLEVTFSINGGWTPFGPERVVTKSKGNVLYELDNLPALDLYKKYLGEKSKELPGAALLYPLNVKSEDGNNTIVRTILNIDEEQKSVILAGDIFEDSKVQLMMTNVDNIVNAAEKAAVSALEFRKKKPELAILVSCIGRKLVLDQRVEEEVEEVMEVVGDSTTITGLYSYGEIAPFIGESSCQLHNQTMTVTLISE